The stretch of DNA TGGAGGCCTTCGGGGTCTGGGTAAAAAAACGGATGTACGGGAAGGAGTACATGGGGGTCGAGCGGAGCACTTTCATCATCGATCCCGAGGGACGGATCGCCGCCGCCTGGCGTGCGGTGAAGGTGAAGGGGCATGCGGCGGCGGTGCTCGACCGCCTGCGGGAGTTGAAGGGGGCGGCGTAGCCCCCGTTCAGCCGTGGTAGTCCCGGCGCGATCTCTCGATGGTGCCGAGGCGCTCGATCCGCCGGTCGGCGTCCCTTCCGTGGAGGGAACGGGCGCCGGTGTCCTGCCGGGCCGGGCAGAAGGGGCAGAGCGAGAAGGGGATGTCGTCGCTTTTGTCCCTGACCGGGCAGTAATAAGAATCTCCTTCCCGGTAGACCGCGAGGCCGCCGGGGAAAGGGGTGCCCACCGGGTGGGCCGGTTCTTCCAGGACGTACATCGTGAAGGCCGCAAGGAGGTACTTCAGGAAATAGAGTTCGAGGGGGTTTTCGGCCTGCGCACGCCTCCGGCAGGCCTCCTGCACCATGGCGGCGTATGCCCCGAGGGAGGGGCGGACCGGGCCGTCTTCGAGGGCGGGATCGTCCGTGCAGAGGAGCATGAGGGCGTGATACGACCCGAAGATGGAGGCGTGGATCCGCGGGAGAAGGAGGCGGCGGTAGGCCGGGTCGAGGTCCCGCGTCTTCTCCTCGAAGTTCTTCATCATCGCTTCAAGGTCGGTGACCGAGAACCGGGCCGCTGCATCTGAGATCGCACCGAGGAGTTCGAGTTTTGTCTGCGCCTTCCCGATGGCGGCGGAGATCTCCTCCGCCTCCGCAAGAGAGAGGCGGGCGCCCCCGCGCTGGCGGCCCGCGGGCGCCAGGATCTCCTCCCACATCGCCGGCCCCGGTGAGGCGATGGGAGCGTGCGAGGAGGGTATTCGTTTCTTTCCTGTGCGGTCAGAGAACCATGCAGAGAGCCTGAAGGTCACGAAAAAGAGGTCGGCGCCGGAGCGGATAATGGTGGTGTCACTCCCCGGATGACACCGCACCCTCGCCGGCGTCCCGAAACGCCCTGGTCACCCCGCCGGGGCCGAGTTTTATCCCGCCGAAGATCCGGGAGACGACGAGGGCGTGGCGGTCGAGGGCGTGTTTATCAAGGACGGCGAGGAGCGCCCGCCCCGGGGTGCCGACCTCGCCGTCGTTCCGGGAGAGTTCGACCGTCCCCGACGGGGCGCCGAACCTGAGGGCGGTGCAGTGGTGCGCCGCCTTCCGGTAGCGCTCCCGGTGGAGGGCGAGGATCCCGGCGAGGTCGTCCGGGGAGTCGATCGCATACAGGTGGGCATAAAACCTGGACTTCTTCACCTCCAGTTTGACGGCGGCGAGTTCCTGCATGCGATCCTCTTCGGTGCCCGGAGAGAAAGAACCCCCGGCGCACCGCGGGGATAGGGTTAAGTCTCGAAACGCTCTCAGGGCATCATGCACGCACACCAGAGCACACTCATCATCCTTATCGCCCTGCTCGCCTGCATCGCCGGATGCACGGGCGATCAGGAGACGCCGGCGCCGACAGAGACCGTGACCCTGCCGACAGAAACCGTGACCATGCCGACAGAGACCACGACCATGCCGACAGAGACCACGACCATGCCGACAGAGACCATGACCCTGCCGCCCGATGCCGTCGAGATCACCGCCGAGAACTTCGCCTTCGACCGCCAGGAG from Methanofollis liminatans DSM 4140 encodes:
- a CDS encoding plastocyanin/azurin family copper-binding protein — protein: MHAHQSTLIILIALLACIAGCTGDQETPAPTETVTLPTETVTMPTETTTMPTETTTMPTETMTLPPDAVEITAENFAFDRQEIAVPAGSTVVIRFENRDAGIGHNVAVYETDAAENAIFRGDIITGPAETVYTFTAPETPGTYVFLCDPHPVQMRGAFVVT
- a CDS encoding DUF2115 domain-containing protein, which codes for MRCHPGSDTTIIRSGADLFFVTFRLSAWFSDRTGKKRIPSSHAPIASPGPAMWEEILAPAGRQRGGARLSLAEAEEISAAIGKAQTKLELLGAISDAAARFSVTDLEAMMKNFEEKTRDLDPAYRRLLLPRIHASIFGSYHALMLLCTDDPALEDGPVRPSLGAYAAMVQEACRRRAQAENPLELYFLKYLLAAFTMYVLEEPAHPVGTPFPGGLAVYREGDSYYCPVRDKSDDIPFSLCPFCPARQDTGARSLHGRDADRRIERLGTIERSRRDYHG
- a CDS encoding YigZ family protein gives rise to the protein MQELAAVKLEVKKSRFYAHLYAIDSPDDLAGILALHRERYRKAAHHCTALRFGAPSGTVELSRNDGEVGTPGRALLAVLDKHALDRHALVVSRIFGGIKLGPGGVTRAFRDAGEGAVSSGE